A genomic window from Lotus japonicus ecotype B-129 chromosome 1, LjGifu_v1.2 includes:
- the LOC130734461 gene encoding putative FBD-associated F-box protein At5g56440 → MADKISILPEAVLCHILSFLPTKQAVATSVLSKTWNSLWRSVLTLDFEYIDYIRSRENYARFVQSVNAVIHSRDLHQPIQKLRLTLNARAYDSTSITKCINVAVQRRLQHLDLDLSLSCHHPINLSSIFTCTTLVVLKLHGLELKPFPAVDLPFLKILHLERLSFSGRRCLSPLLSGCPVLEDFKARNLVFGSFVIGQEFKTLPKLVRVDISIPSTYFLLRIVYNNVEFLRIYKMEVMHYIRDGEGRGGANVFPKFHNLTHIELVYRNCITAKDWLQVVELLKHCPKLQVLVIDQPRSHGVEFDGIEEVGDWQYPPSVPECILLHLNRCYLKDYIGTKGEFQFARYIMQNGRSLKRMTLCCGVMVNQHRKLKMLDQLSSCTRSSTTCKLSFK, encoded by the exons ATGGCTGATAAAATTAGCATCTTACCAGAAGCAGTTCTCTGTCACATACTCTCTTTTCTCCCAACCAAGCAAGCTGTTGCCACAAGCGTTCTCTCAAAAACATGGAACTCACTTTGGCGTTCAGTCCTCACTCTCGACTTCGAATACATCGACTATATCCGAAGCAGAGAGAACTATGCTCGCTTTGTGCAGTCCGTGAATGCTGTTATCCACTCACGAGATCTCCATCAACCCATCCAAAAATTACGCCTCACATTGAACGCTCGTGCTTATGATTCTACTAGCATCACCAAATGTATTAATGTTGCAGTTCAACGCAGACTTCAGCACCTCGATCTCGATCTCTCCCTCAGTTGTCATCATCCTATCAACTTGTCTTCCATCTTCACCTGCACTACTCTTGTGGTTCTCAAGTTGCATGGGTTAGAGTTGAAACCGTTTCCTGCTGTTGATCTTCCCTTCCTTAAAATTCTGCATCTAGAACGTTTGTCTTTCTCAGGACGCAGGTGTCTCTCTCCGCTTCTTTCCGGATGTCCTGTTCTGGAGGATTTCAAAGCAAGGAATTTAGTTTTTGGTAGTTTTGTTATTGGCCAGGAGTTTAAAACCTTACCCAAGTTAGTAAGAGTAGATATTTCAATACCGAGCACATATTTTCTGCTCAGGATAGTGTATAACAATGTCGAGTTTCTGCGTATATACAAG ATGGAAGTTATGCACTACATACGTGATGGTGAAGGCAGAGGCGGCGCCAACGTTTTCCCCAAGTTTCACAATTTGACCCATATTGAACTTGTCTATAGGAACTGTATCACTGCTAAAGATTGGTTGCAAGTAGTGGAATTGCTCAAGCATTGCCCCAAGCTTCAAGTTCTTGTCATTGACCAG CCTCGTTCCCATGGCGTTGAGTTTGATGGAATTGAAGAAGTAGGAGATTGGCAATACCCGCCATCAGTTCCTGAATGCATTCTATTACACCTTAATAGATGTTATCTAAAGGATTATATAGGCACCAAAGGTGAATTTCAATTTGCAAGATATATTATGCAGAATGGAAGATCTTTAAAGAGAATGACATTATGCTGTGGTGTTATGGTAAATCAACATCGAAAGCTTAAGATGTTAGACCAATTATCCTCATGCACTAGGAGCTCTACAACTTGTAAACTTTCCTTTAAATGA